In Ferroplasma sp., a single window of DNA contains:
- a CDS encoding isochorismatase family cysteine hydrolase, with protein sequence MKVIGNKTIFENMDEILDPKHTVLVNWDVQNGLVNNIFNKDEFVGNVKKLTQLSRKKSMPVLYTRITPLPFQYMAPSGIYSYMKRFGVNDPAKLPVFMAPGSKEAEIYPELAPEKDDYVLNKNTASLFIGTNVDNMFKAAGIKTVIFTGIATEIGVESSARDSGNLGYYTVVASDACSSHSREMHEASLKSMSAVSMVMDTKSIMDILEKK encoded by the coding sequence ATGAAAGTTATTGGGAATAAAACAATATTTGAGAATATGGATGAGATACTGGATCCGAAGCACACTGTACTGGTAAACTGGGATGTCCAGAATGGCCTGGTAAATAATATTTTCAATAAAGATGAATTTGTTGGTAACGTAAAAAAATTAACCCAGCTTTCCAGAAAAAAGAGCATGCCGGTACTGTATACCAGGATAACTCCCTTGCCTTTCCAGTACATGGCACCATCAGGAATATACAGCTATATGAAAAGATTTGGAGTAAACGATCCTGCTAAATTACCTGTTTTCATGGCACCAGGTTCAAAGGAGGCAGAAATTTATCCAGAACTGGCACCTGAAAAGGACGATTACGTTCTCAATAAGAATACCGCAAGCCTTTTCATAGGAACGAACGTTGACAACATGTTTAAGGCAGCCGGGATTAAGACGGTCATTTTTACAGGCATTGCAACTGAAATAGGAGTTGAGTCCAGCGCTAGAGATTCAGGCAATCTTGGTTATTATACAGTGGTAGCATCTGATGCCTGTTCATCCCACAGCAGGGAAATGCATGAAGCATCACTTAAATCAATGTCCGCAGTATCCATGGTTATGGACACAAAATCCATTATGGATATACTTGAAAAAAAATAA
- a CDS encoding zinc finger domain-containing protein: MVKINTKETCTSCGIGLVEVGYSIFECPNCGEEMIGRCKQCREHSTKYECPKCGFIGP, from the coding sequence GTGGTTAAAATAAACACAAAAGAAACATGTACTTCCTGCGGCATAGGCCTCGTGGAAGTAGGATATTCAATATTTGAGTGCCCCAATTGCGGGGAGGAAATGATAGGCAGATGCAAGCAGTGCAGAGAACATTCAACAAAGTATGAATGCCCGAAATGTGGATTTATAGGACCGTGA
- a CDS encoding elongation factor 1-beta — MGDVMVQLRVLPESVEIDLGRLKNEITNVIDKLCKINEVKEEEIGFGLSALMFSVIVPDEEGKIDSVENAISSVEGVSQVDTRDVTLI, encoded by the coding sequence ATGGGAGATGTAATGGTTCAGTTGAGGGTACTGCCAGAGTCTGTAGAAATAGACCTGGGCAGGCTTAAAAATGAAATAACAAACGTCATAGATAAGCTGTGCAAGATTAATGAGGTCAAGGAAGAGGAAATAGGATTCGGACTCAGTGCTTTGATGTTTTCCGTCATAGTACCTGATGAAGAGGGTAAAATAGATTCAGTGGAGAATGCTATATCCTCTGTAGAGGGAGTCAGCCAGGTAGATACAAGAGACGTTACACTAATATAA
- a CDS encoding APC family permease translates to MENQLRSNSISLPGLIFQGMGQLSPLFTFDGIISVAAFAAGASPLAFLIGLVASLLTGNTLYQFSKRTASARGYYGYSGYSLGKHAAFITSYLYLIYQLANLIFILSFFIMIFNPAILYLTGFNIPFYYGIILVAVISIPAFYTVYRGIVPSFKSQITINVIEIIFVVVISIIIIFTSKDNTLSVFTPISGYKNLFLGFITGSFLAYTGYGSVVSLGEEARAPRKNIGLSIVAMLLIIGILDLLISYSLVVGFGVSKMGSFTDTVIPAFIVIKTHVGSFVSIFFLAFNFFIIYTLFNTIGTAITRNIYSMARDGFLPGTFMKLNRYGAPENALLLLLGIFISVAIVSTVIFYASFSAGGFLDQFIFYATISTLSTLIIHMIVNTGLSRVYKNKLSDIVIPTISTIIILIALYYAVSSLAFPFIYSVVIMLLYIIIIASFSVIMRTKIKDIYGKAMIQRNK, encoded by the coding sequence ATGGAAAATCAGTTAAGGTCAAATTCTATATCACTACCCGGCTTAATATTCCAGGGAATGGGACAGCTATCACCCCTTTTTACATTTGATGGTATAATAAGCGTTGCGGCATTCGCAGCGGGAGCAAGTCCACTGGCATTTCTAATTGGCCTGGTCGCATCTCTGCTTACCGGAAATACGCTCTACCAGTTTTCAAAAAGAACAGCCAGCGCAAGGGGATATTATGGGTATTCAGGTTATTCTCTTGGAAAGCATGCGGCATTTATAACCTCCTATCTTTATTTAATTTATCAACTGGCGAATTTAATATTTATTCTTTCTTTTTTTATAATGATATTCAATCCTGCAATTCTTTACCTTACAGGTTTCAATATACCTTTCTATTATGGTATAATACTTGTAGCGGTCATAAGCATTCCTGCTTTTTACACTGTTTACCGCGGAATCGTCCCATCGTTCAAATCTCAAATAACCATCAATGTCATTGAAATAATATTCGTTGTTGTTATTTCCATAATAATAATATTTACATCAAAAGACAACACACTTTCTGTCTTTACTCCTATCTCAGGATATAAAAACCTGTTTTTGGGATTCATCACCGGCAGTTTTCTTGCCTATACTGGTTACGGCTCGGTTGTTTCTCTGGGGGAGGAGGCCAGGGCACCCAGGAAAAATATTGGGCTTTCCATAGTTGCCATGCTCCTGATTATAGGAATTCTGGATCTCCTGATTTCATATTCACTTGTTGTGGGATTCGGTGTTAGTAAAATGGGCAGCTTTACAGATACCGTGATTCCTGCTTTCATAGTGATAAAAACACATGTGGGCAGCTTTGTTTCAATATTCTTCCTTGCCTTCAATTTTTTTATAATTTATACACTATTCAATACAATTGGAACTGCAATAACCAGAAACATTTATTCAATGGCCAGGGATGGATTTCTTCCAGGAACATTTATGAAATTGAATAGGTACGGTGCACCAGAAAATGCACTACTTTTATTGCTTGGAATATTCATATCAGTGGCCATAGTTTCTACCGTAATATTCTATGCATCATTCAGCGCAGGGGGGTTTTTGGACCAGTTTATATTTTATGCAACTATAAGCACCCTATCCACATTGATAATACACATGATCGTAAATACCGGCCTTTCAAGGGTATATAAAAATAAATTATCCGATATAGTTATTCCAACAATATCCACAATTATAATACTAATTGCCCTATATTATGCTGTATCCAGCCTTGCATTTCCATTTATCTATTCTGTGGTTATAATGTTATTATACATTATAATTATTGCCAGTTTTAGTGTAATTATGAGAACAAAAATAAAGGATATTTATGGAAAAGCTATGATTCAACGGAATAAATAA
- a CDS encoding glycosyltransferase family 2 protein — translation MLLLISAGFLYIESSKYHSEHIVNDYRPKTLVIMPVRGVDYSLEANLKSVRNQKYENFKLVCVVDSEEDDSVNVIKKLGIEYIISSYSCSKCSGKVRAISTAIDRYRDYDVYLLADSDIEVKDEWLLNMVMPLKNPDAGLSTTFPYFEPMGGFWSEVKEIWGFVGMGLMESKLTRFGWGGSLAFRRELIEDSMDFFSEHISDDMALTKICKSKGKKIYYVDSAMPDINSPDNFNVFFEWANRQTALSISASPRVYYYGMLFYGSYMFLFLSAIFMGAFYSPYYLLFLVPALVYIYNMLRRLKKVKIVNVMGAIMLPVIYMANLAIAKRMKNIKWRGNTYDIQDKNLL, via the coding sequence TTGTTACTGCTAATCTCTGCAGGCTTTCTTTATATAGAATCAAGCAAATACCATAGTGAGCACATTGTAAATGATTACAGACCTAAAACACTTGTAATAATGCCAGTACGTGGTGTTGATTATTCTCTTGAGGCAAATTTAAAATCCGTTAGGAACCAGAAATATGAAAATTTTAAACTGGTATGTGTTGTGGATTCAGAGGAAGACGATTCAGTGAATGTAATAAAAAAGTTGGGCATTGAATACATAATAAGTTCTTACAGTTGCAGTAAATGTAGTGGCAAAGTAAGGGCAATAAGCACTGCTATTGATAGATATAGGGATTACGATGTTTACTTGCTCGCGGATTCTGATATAGAGGTAAAAGATGAATGGCTGCTGAATATGGTGATGCCACTAAAAAATCCCGATGCAGGGCTTTCTACCACATTTCCCTATTTTGAACCCATGGGTGGCTTCTGGTCTGAGGTGAAGGAAATATGGGGATTTGTCGGGATGGGACTTATGGAGTCCAAATTGACAAGATTCGGCTGGGGTGGATCACTGGCATTTAGAAGGGAACTTATAGAGGATTCCATGGATTTCTTCAGCGAGCACATATCAGATGATATGGCACTGACAAAGATATGTAAAAGCAAGGGCAAAAAAATATACTATGTGGATTCTGCCATGCCGGACATAAATTCCCCGGATAATTTTAATGTGTTTTTTGAATGGGCAAACAGGCAAACAGCACTGTCCATATCTGCATCCCCGAGGGTATATTACTATGGAATGCTGTTCTACGGGTCATATATGTTCCTGTTCCTGTCAGCCATATTTATGGGTGCATTTTACAGCCCATATTACTTATTATTCCTGGTTCCAGCCCTTGTGTATATATACAATATGCTCAGGAGACTTAAAAAGGTAAAAATAGTAAATGTTATGGGTGCAATAATGCTTCCAGTAATTTATATGGCTAATTTAGCCATAGCAAAAAGAATGAAAAATATTAAATGGCGTGGGAACACCTACGATATACAGGATAAAAACTTATTATAA
- a CDS encoding site-2 protease family protein translates to MYSRNNESNDIIIAVIVLTIAFTLMINGGLRAVNPKTFEVDVLIGFSVTVTAFLLHEMAHRTVARRLGAVAFFKLWPVGVLMALITSVFGFIFAAPGAVQFAGLYDRESEGKIALAGPATNIFIGIIVFLAFIFLPLSAVASRILLWVAWLNLWFALFNLIPFPPLDGSKVFYWNSKLFAAVFIIAIILNFLDGFLLQIFGI, encoded by the coding sequence ATGTACAGCAGGAATAACGAATCGAACGACATAATAATAGCGGTCATAGTGCTTACCATAGCATTTACACTGATGATTAATGGTGGACTAAGGGCGGTGAACCCGAAAACATTTGAGGTAGATGTTCTAATAGGTTTTTCAGTAACAGTAACTGCATTTCTATTACATGAAATGGCACACAGAACAGTTGCCAGAAGGCTTGGTGCTGTTGCATTCTTCAAATTGTGGCCAGTTGGAGTGCTCATGGCATTAATAACATCTGTATTTGGATTCATATTTGCAGCCCCGGGAGCGGTTCAGTTCGCTGGGCTATATGATAGAGAAAGCGAAGGTAAAATTGCTCTGGCCGGCCCTGCCACAAATATATTCATAGGCATAATTGTATTCCTGGCCTTTATATTTTTACCACTGAGTGCTGTTGCTTCCAGGATACTCCTATGGGTGGCGTGGTTAAATCTATGGTTTGCACTTTTTAATTTGATACCTTTTCCTCCATTAGATGGGAGCAAAGTATTCTACTGGAACAGCAAGCTTTTTGCTGCAGTGTTCATTATAGCGATAATTCTGAACTTTCTGGATGGTTTTCTGTTACAAATATTTGGGATCTAA
- the glmM gene encoding phosphoglucosamine mutase — protein MKAPQLFGTNGIRGVPNQDLTLELATGIGRAAGTFFKAQKIAMARDTRISGDMFLFAVASGAMSTGTDIVYIGELPTPGLQYYCKENHIPGIMITASHNPPQYNGIKAIDSDGTEIDEEKEVKIEEIYESRNYRMAEWQNIGNYSYDSTGIDLYINSIIESVHSKVIAESNLRVAIDTGNGASYYTSPEILTKLNCHPVSLNANPDGKFSSRNSEPKPENLSDLISIMKTGKFSIGIAHDGDADRCVFIDEKGNFVDGDRSLALIAKHTIKRGDTVVTPVSSSDALSEICSEKGAKLILTRVGAPIVARAMIDNRATMGGEENGGIIYGKHQYCRDGAMTMALMLDLLAREKKPLSELLKDIPEYYMIKTSVPRNREWNEIKELITKKFTGKMFDFTDGIKIYDADGWTLVRPSGTEKIIRVFSESKVQERAKEYNEEYVTFLKNL, from the coding sequence ATGAAAGCACCACAATTGTTCGGCACAAATGGAATCAGGGGGGTACCTAACCAGGACCTGACACTGGAACTTGCAACCGGTATAGGAAGGGCAGCAGGAACATTTTTCAAAGCCCAGAAAATTGCAATGGCGCGGGATACGAGAATAAGTGGGGATATGTTTTTATTTGCAGTCGCGTCCGGGGCAATGTCCACTGGCACAGATATAGTATACATAGGCGAGCTTCCAACACCGGGCCTTCAGTACTACTGTAAGGAGAATCATATTCCGGGCATAATGATAACTGCATCCCACAATCCCCCGCAGTACAATGGAATAAAAGCTATAGACAGTGATGGTACAGAGATTGATGAGGAGAAAGAGGTAAAGATAGAGGAAATCTATGAAAGCAGAAACTATAGAATGGCAGAATGGCAGAACATAGGAAACTACAGTTATGACAGCACCGGAATAGACCTTTACATAAATAGCATTATAGAGTCTGTTCATTCGAAGGTCATAGCTGAGAGCAATCTAAGGGTGGCAATAGACACTGGCAATGGTGCATCCTATTATACCAGCCCGGAAATACTCACGAAGCTTAACTGCCATCCTGTTTCACTTAATGCAAACCCTGATGGAAAATTTTCCTCAAGGAATTCGGAGCCAAAGCCCGAGAACCTTTCTGATCTCATATCTATAATGAAGACGGGGAAATTCAGCATTGGAATTGCCCACGACGGCGATGCCGATAGATGTGTCTTCATAGATGAAAAGGGTAATTTTGTGGACGGAGACAGGAGCCTTGCATTAATTGCGAAACATACGATAAAAAGAGGGGATACTGTTGTTACACCTGTAAGCAGCTCAGACGCGCTCAGTGAAATATGTTCGGAAAAGGGTGCGAAATTAATCCTTACAAGAGTCGGTGCCCCCATTGTTGCCAGGGCCATGATTGACAACAGGGCCACCATGGGTGGGGAAGAAAATGGCGGGATTATATATGGAAAACATCAGTACTGCAGGGATGGTGCCATGACAATGGCACTGATGCTGGATTTGCTTGCCAGGGAAAAGAAACCCCTATCAGAGCTTCTAAAGGATATCCCTGAATATTACATGATAAAAACATCTGTCCCTAGAAATAGGGAGTGGAATGAAATAAAGGAACTCATAACAAAAAAATTCACAGGAAAGATGTTTGATTTCACAGATGGCATAAAAATTTATGATGCAGATGGGTGGACCCTAGTAAGGCCCTCCGGAACAGAAAAAATTATCCGTGTCTTTTCAGAATCTAAAGTTCAGGAAAGGGCAAAAGAATACAATGAAGAGTATGTAACATTTTTAAAAAATTTATAG